One window from the genome of Cricetulus griseus strain 17A/GY chromosome 2, alternate assembly CriGri-PICRH-1.0, whole genome shotgun sequence encodes:
- the Pja2 gene encoding E3 ubiquitin-protein ligase Praja-2 isoform X2, with the protein MSQCTEKEPAVMDQESSKAAWPKPAGGYQTITGRRYGRRHAYVSFKPCMTRHERSLGRAGDDYEVLELDDVPKESISGSSSLDQVHSSLANEPTFDKSETEIPTCGPALTQTPESGPSIATVCHSEAAREVLESSAHLQHHAETEYTPAVCNVSSVQNGIVLVHTGSDDPGSRHGENNGSLRLSAGAVEGGRCQEVLGSAVFELENGEVEMYADLSPSVPSLNCEMSEQFEELDSAPLEKTSAVDAELVHQSGQGFQRASEDGTVRERQQDHTGQERQAERSAEDADCVPGHICSEQNTSDRANHHGSSPEQVVRPKVRKVVRSSQVDQEIGFNRHEAKQRSVQRWREALEVEECSSDDPIIKCDDYDGDHECMFLTPPYSRVAQRETENNRATSENGAVASGRQDARDNSFWNGCGDYYQLYDKDEDREQTSLEEGEIPWLQYNEVNESSSDEGNEPANEFAQPEAFMLDGNNNLEDDSSVSEDLDVDWSLFDGFADGLGVAEAISYVDPQFLTYMALEERLAQAMETALAHLESLAVDVEVANPPASKESIDGLPETLVLEDHTAIGQEQCCPICCSEYIKDDIATELPCHHFFHKPCVSIWLQKSGTCPVCRRHFPPAVIEASAAASSDPDPDAPPANDNTAEAP; encoded by the exons ATGTCACAGTGCACTGAAAAAGAACCTGCAG tAATGGATCAAGAATCCAGTAAGGCAGCTTGGCCTAAACCAGCTGGAGGATATCAGACTATAACAGGCAGGAGGTATGGAAGAAGACACGCATATGTCAGTTTTAAGCCATGCATGACCAGGCATGAGAGAAGTTTAGGTCGGGCTGGTGATGACTACGAAGTGTTGGAACTAGATGATGTTCCAAAGGAGAGCATCTCAG GTTCCAGTTCATTGGATCAAGTCCATTCTTCTTTAGCCAATGAACCAACATTTGACAAAAGTGAAACAGAGATTCCCACTTGTGGTCCAGCGCTGACTCAAACCCCTGAGAGCGGTCCATCCATTGCCACAGTGTGTCATAGTGAGGCGGCCAGGGAGGTCTTAGAAAGCAGTGCACATCTTCAGCATCACGCTGAGACAGAGTATACTCCAGCAGTTTGTAATGTCTCAAGTGTCCAAAATGGAATTGTGTTGGTTCATACTGGCTCTGATGACCCAGGCAGCAGACATGGAGAGAATAACGGCTCTCTTCGACTCTCTGCAGGAGCTGTGGAAGGCGGTAGGTGTCAGGAAGTGTTAGGCAGTGCAGTGTTTGAGCTGGAAAATGGAGAGGTGGAGATGTACGCTGACCTTTCACCATCTGTTCCCTCGCTCAACTGTGAAATGAGTGAGCAGTTTGAAGAACTAGATTCAGCACCTTTAGAGAAAACTTCTGCTGTGGATGCTGAGCTTGTCCATCAGAGTGGACAGGGATTTCAGAGGGCTTCTGAAGATGGCACTGTTAGAGAGAGGCAACAAGACCATACTGGtcaggagagacaggcagaaagaTCAGCTGAAGATGCAGACTGTGTTCCAGGGCATATTTGTAGTGAACAAAATACTAGCGATAGAGCCAACCACCATGGAAGCTCTCCTGAGCAGGTAGTAAGGCCCAAAGTTAGAAAAGTGGTAAGATCAAGCCAGGTGGACCAGGAAATCGGTTTTAATAGGCATGAGGCCAAACAAAGAAGTGTTCAGAGGTGGAGAGAGGCTTTAGAAGTTGAGGAATGTAGTTCCGATGACCCTATCATAAAGTGTGACGACTATGATGGAGATCATGAGTGCATGTTCTTGACTCCACCTTACTCAAGAGTTGCACAGAGGGAAACCGAAAATAACCGTGCAACATCAGAAAATGGAGCTGTAGCTTCAGGAAGGCAAGATGCTCGGGATAATTCCTTTTGGAATGGCTGTGGAGATTATTACCAACTCTACGACAAAGATGAAGACAG GGAGCAGACATCCTTGGAAGAGGGAGAAATTCCCTGGTTACAGTACAATGAGGTCAATGAAAGCAGCAGCGATGAAGGAAACGAGCCTGCCAATGAGTTTGCGCAGCCGGAAGCTTTCATGCTGGATGGCAACAACAACCTTGAGGACGACTCCAGTGTGAGCGAGGACTTGGACGTGGACTGGAG CCTGTTTGATGGTTTTGCGGATGGACTGGGAGTTGCTGAAGCTATTTCTTATGTGGATCCTCAGTTCCTCACCTACATGGCACTAGAAGAACGCTTAGCCCAGGCTATGGAG actgCACTGGCACACTTAGAGTCTCTTGCAGTGGATGTTGAGGTGGCTAATCCACCAGCTAGTAAGGAAAGCATCGACGGGCTTCCAGAAACGCTTGTTCTAGAAGATCATACTG CTATTGGTCAGGAGCAGTGCTGTCCAATCTGCTGCAGTGAGTACATCAAGGACGACATAGCCACAGAGCTGCCCTGCCACCATTTCTTCCATAAGCCTTGTGTCTCCATCTGGCTTCAGAAG TCGGGGACCTGCCCTGTGTGCCGCCGTCATTTCCCACCTGCAGTCATTGAAGCATCTGCAGCTGCTTcctctgaccctgaccctgatGCCCCGCCTGCAAATGACAATACTGCAGAAGCCCCATAA
- the Pja2 gene encoding E3 ubiquitin-protein ligase Praja-2 isoform X1, with product MSQCTEKEPAVMDQESSKAAWPKPAGGYQTITGRRYGRRHAYVSFKPCMTRHERSLGRAGDDYEVLELDDVPKESISGSSSLDQVHSSLANEPTFDKSETEIPTCGPALTQTPESGPSIATVCHSEAAREVLESSAHLQHHAETEYTPAVCNVSSVQNGIVLVHTGSDDPGSRHGENNGSLRLSAGAVEGGRCQEVLGSAVFELENGEVEMYADLSPSVPSLNCEMSEQFEELDSAPLEKTSAVDAELVHQSGQGFQRASEDGTVRERQQDHTGQERQAERSAEDADCVPGHICSEQNTSDRANHHGSSPEQVVRPKVRKVVRSSQVDQEIGFNRHEAKQRSVQRWREALEVEECSSDDPIIKCDDYDGDHECMFLTPPYSRVAQRETENNRATSENGAVASGRQDARDNSFWNGCGDYYQLYDKDEDSSECSDGEWSASLPHRFSGTEKDQSSSDESWETLPGKDENEPELQSDSSGPDEENQELSLQEGEQTSLEEGEIPWLQYNEVNESSSDEGNEPANEFAQPEAFMLDGNNNLEDDSSVSEDLDVDWSLFDGFADGLGVAEAISYVDPQFLTYMALEERLAQAMETALAHLESLAVDVEVANPPASKESIDGLPETLVLEDHTAIGQEQCCPICCSEYIKDDIATELPCHHFFHKPCVSIWLQKSGTCPVCRRHFPPAVIEASAAASSDPDPDAPPANDNTAEAP from the exons ATGTCACAGTGCACTGAAAAAGAACCTGCAG tAATGGATCAAGAATCCAGTAAGGCAGCTTGGCCTAAACCAGCTGGAGGATATCAGACTATAACAGGCAGGAGGTATGGAAGAAGACACGCATATGTCAGTTTTAAGCCATGCATGACCAGGCATGAGAGAAGTTTAGGTCGGGCTGGTGATGACTACGAAGTGTTGGAACTAGATGATGTTCCAAAGGAGAGCATCTCAG GTTCCAGTTCATTGGATCAAGTCCATTCTTCTTTAGCCAATGAACCAACATTTGACAAAAGTGAAACAGAGATTCCCACTTGTGGTCCAGCGCTGACTCAAACCCCTGAGAGCGGTCCATCCATTGCCACAGTGTGTCATAGTGAGGCGGCCAGGGAGGTCTTAGAAAGCAGTGCACATCTTCAGCATCACGCTGAGACAGAGTATACTCCAGCAGTTTGTAATGTCTCAAGTGTCCAAAATGGAATTGTGTTGGTTCATACTGGCTCTGATGACCCAGGCAGCAGACATGGAGAGAATAACGGCTCTCTTCGACTCTCTGCAGGAGCTGTGGAAGGCGGTAGGTGTCAGGAAGTGTTAGGCAGTGCAGTGTTTGAGCTGGAAAATGGAGAGGTGGAGATGTACGCTGACCTTTCACCATCTGTTCCCTCGCTCAACTGTGAAATGAGTGAGCAGTTTGAAGAACTAGATTCAGCACCTTTAGAGAAAACTTCTGCTGTGGATGCTGAGCTTGTCCATCAGAGTGGACAGGGATTTCAGAGGGCTTCTGAAGATGGCACTGTTAGAGAGAGGCAACAAGACCATACTGGtcaggagagacaggcagaaagaTCAGCTGAAGATGCAGACTGTGTTCCAGGGCATATTTGTAGTGAACAAAATACTAGCGATAGAGCCAACCACCATGGAAGCTCTCCTGAGCAGGTAGTAAGGCCCAAAGTTAGAAAAGTGGTAAGATCAAGCCAGGTGGACCAGGAAATCGGTTTTAATAGGCATGAGGCCAAACAAAGAAGTGTTCAGAGGTGGAGAGAGGCTTTAGAAGTTGAGGAATGTAGTTCCGATGACCCTATCATAAAGTGTGACGACTATGATGGAGATCATGAGTGCATGTTCTTGACTCCACCTTACTCAAGAGTTGCACAGAGGGAAACCGAAAATAACCGTGCAACATCAGAAAATGGAGCTGTAGCTTCAGGAAGGCAAGATGCTCGGGATAATTCCTTTTGGAATGGCTGTGGAGATTATTACCAACTCTACGACAAAGATGAAGACAG TTCAGAGTGCAGTGATGGGGAATGGTCGGCTTCTCTGCCTCACCGCTTTTCTGGCACAGAAAAAGACCAGTCCTCAAGTGACGAGAGCTGGGAGACCCTGCCAGGGAAGGATGAGAATGAACCTGAGCTACAGAGCGATAGTAGTGGCCCTGACGAGGAAAACCAGGAATTGTCTCTTCAGGAGGG GGAGCAGACATCCTTGGAAGAGGGAGAAATTCCCTGGTTACAGTACAATGAGGTCAATGAAAGCAGCAGCGATGAAGGAAACGAGCCTGCCAATGAGTTTGCGCAGCCGGAAGCTTTCATGCTGGATGGCAACAACAACCTTGAGGACGACTCCAGTGTGAGCGAGGACTTGGACGTGGACTGGAG CCTGTTTGATGGTTTTGCGGATGGACTGGGAGTTGCTGAAGCTATTTCTTATGTGGATCCTCAGTTCCTCACCTACATGGCACTAGAAGAACGCTTAGCCCAGGCTATGGAG actgCACTGGCACACTTAGAGTCTCTTGCAGTGGATGTTGAGGTGGCTAATCCACCAGCTAGTAAGGAAAGCATCGACGGGCTTCCAGAAACGCTTGTTCTAGAAGATCATACTG CTATTGGTCAGGAGCAGTGCTGTCCAATCTGCTGCAGTGAGTACATCAAGGACGACATAGCCACAGAGCTGCCCTGCCACCATTTCTTCCATAAGCCTTGTGTCTCCATCTGGCTTCAGAAG TCGGGGACCTGCCCTGTGTGCCGCCGTCATTTCCCACCTGCAGTCATTGAAGCATCTGCAGCTGCTTcctctgaccctgaccctgatGCCCCGCCTGCAAATGACAATACTGCAGAAGCCCCATAA